In Sphingobacteriaceae bacterium, the following proteins share a genomic window:
- the icd gene encoding isocitrate dehydrogenase encodes MKRITIAKGDGIGPEIMDATLKILLAAGAKIEMDEIEVGEKVYLAGNTSGIAKESWDTIRKNKVFLKAPITTPQGGGYKSLNVTTRKFLGLYSNVRPCMSLHPFVKTKHPEMDLVIIRENEEDLYAGIEHQQTDEVVQCLKIISRPGCEKIVRYAFEYAKQYGRKKVTCFTKDNIMKQTDGLFHQVFDEIAEEYPEIENEHWIIDIGAAKMADTPEVFDVIVTLNLYGDVLSDVAAQIAGSVGLAGSANIGEECAMFEAIHGSAPRRAGQNLANPSGLLQGAIMMLNHIGETHAAERIQNALLKTIEDGIHTYDIYKENISKQKVGTNEFADAVIANLGKEPSTLKKVSYNNSSALNMPKYKRGVAAKKELQGVDLFVHWDGLNPDELANVIKKLETKEIKLSMITNRGIKVWPEGFKETFCTDHWRCRFKPVNDAAATKAHIVELLNAAILNGIDVIKTENLYAFNGKPAYSLGQGQ; translated from the coding sequence ATGAAACGTATAACAATTGCAAAAGGGGATGGCATCGGTCCTGAAATAATGGATGCTACATTAAAAATACTGTTAGCAGCTGGCGCTAAAATAGAGATGGATGAAATTGAAGTTGGCGAAAAAGTTTATCTGGCTGGCAATACTTCCGGTATTGCAAAAGAATCGTGGGATACTATCCGGAAGAATAAAGTTTTTTTAAAAGCTCCTATTACCACACCGCAGGGGGGAGGATATAAAAGTCTGAATGTTACAACGCGGAAATTCCTCGGGCTTTATTCCAACGTGAGGCCTTGTATGAGCTTACATCCTTTTGTAAAAACCAAACATCCCGAAATGGACCTGGTTATCATAAGAGAAAACGAGGAGGATCTGTATGCCGGAATTGAACATCAGCAAACGGATGAAGTTGTTCAATGCTTGAAAATTATAAGCAGGCCTGGTTGCGAAAAAATTGTTCGCTATGCTTTTGAATATGCTAAACAGTATGGTCGGAAAAAGGTAACATGTTTTACAAAGGATAATATCATGAAGCAAACGGATGGGTTATTTCACCAGGTGTTTGATGAGATAGCCGAAGAATATCCTGAGATAGAGAATGAACATTGGATTATTGATATCGGCGCGGCTAAGATGGCTGATACGCCTGAAGTATTTGATGTTATTGTTACTTTAAATTTATATGGTGATGTGTTGTCAGATGTGGCCGCACAAATTGCGGGATCAGTTGGACTGGCGGGATCGGCCAATATAGGCGAGGAATGCGCTATGTTTGAAGCTATTCACGGATCGGCTCCACGCAGGGCTGGACAAAATTTAGCGAATCCTTCCGGCCTGCTGCAAGGCGCGATCATGATGTTAAATCATATTGGTGAAACACACGCCGCTGAGAGAATACAAAACGCCTTGTTAAAAACAATCGAAGATGGCATTCACACCTACGATATTTACAAAGAAAATATCAGCAAACAAAAAGTTGGAACGAATGAGTTTGCAGATGCGGTAATTGCAAACCTCGGAAAAGAGCCATCGACTTTGAAAAAAGTTTCATACAACAACAGTTCTGCTTTAAACATGCCAAAGTATAAACGTGGGGTTGCTGCAAAGAAAGAGCTTCAAGGAGTAGATCTCTTTGTGCATTGGGATGGCTTAAACCCTGATGAGTTGGCAAATGTGATAAAAAAGCTGGAAACTAAAGAGATTAAACTTTCCATGATTACCAATCGCGGTATAAAAGTCTGGCCCGAAGGGTTTAAAGAAACATTTTGTACGGATCACTGGAGATGCCGTTTTAAACCGGTGAATGATGCTGCTGCTACCAAGGCTCACATCGTTGAACTTCTCAATGCAGCTATTCTTAACGGCATAGATGTGATTAAAACCGAAAATCTATATGCTTTTAATGGCAAGCCAGCTTACTCTCTTGGTCAAGGACAATAA
- a CDS encoding LysR family transcriptional regulator, whose product MHYTLHQLQIFLKVAQLQSITKAAEELHMTQPAVSIQIKNLQDQFDIPLTEVVGRQLYITDFGNEIIEMAERIVNEVYAINYKTMAYKGHLSGKLKISSVSTGKYIIPYFLSGFMKKQEGIELLLDVTNKSKVINTLLNNEIDFALVSVLPDKLQIEKVDLMPNKLYVVGNMETKFKKAPYDKKIFNDLPMIFREEGSGTRVAMEKFIAKNKLPVHKKMELTSNEAVKQAVIAGLGYSIMPLIGIKNELLNKDLQIVPVKDFPIKTTWHLIWLKNKKHSPVAAAYINYVKTEKEKIIREKFDWFNRY is encoded by the coding sequence ATGCATTATACACTACACCAGTTACAGATTTTTTTAAAAGTGGCGCAATTACAAAGCATTACAAAAGCTGCCGAAGAATTGCATATGACGCAACCTGCGGTATCGATCCAAATAAAAAATCTACAGGATCAATTCGATATTCCTTTAACAGAAGTGGTTGGCAGGCAATTATACATTACCGACTTCGGAAATGAAATCATTGAAATGGCTGAGCGTATCGTTAACGAAGTTTATGCTATTAATTATAAAACAATGGCGTACAAAGGTCATCTTTCTGGCAAGCTAAAAATTTCATCTGTTTCAACAGGAAAATATATTATACCCTATTTTCTATCCGGATTTATGAAAAAACAGGAAGGCATAGAACTTTTACTGGATGTGACCAATAAGAGTAAAGTGATCAACACTCTTTTAAATAATGAAATTGATTTTGCTCTGGTTTCGGTTTTACCCGACAAACTTCAAATAGAAAAGGTAGATCTGATGCCCAACAAACTTTATGTAGTGGGCAATATGGAAACTAAATTTAAAAAAGCACCCTATGATAAAAAGATCTTCAATGATCTTCCGATGATCTTCAGAGAAGAGGGATCCGGCACACGTGTAGCCATGGAAAAGTTTATTGCTAAAAACAAGTTACCAGTGCATAAAAAAATGGAACTTACCTCCAATGAAGCTGTAAAGCAAGCGGTGATAGCAGGGCTGGGCTATTCAATTATGCCCTTAATAGGAATTAAAAACGAGTTACTAAATAAAGATCTGCAAATTGTGCCCGTGAAAGATTTCCCGATTAAAACCACCTGGCATTTAATCTGGTTAAAAAACAAAAAACACTCACCCGTAGCAGCAGCTTACATCAACTATGTTAAAACCGAAAAAGAAAAAATCATTCGTGAAAAGTTTGATTGGTTCAATAGATATTGA
- a CDS encoding TetR family transcriptional regulator — translation MQLEVRIKMNNKLYLRNPEESALGKKIVKQGLSLINKLGFEDFTFKKLATEVNTTEASIYRYFENKHKLLVYLITWYWSFLEYKVVFSTNNIVSSETKLKTIIKLITEEPANESPDTDFISEFESYKLVIWEGSKAFLTRNVSKDNKDRLFKPYKDLCERFSSIITEYNPKYKFPHSLASTILEMAHSQKFFKENLPALTDFPKEKDDKKVIIFLESLLFSSLKPVRS, via the coding sequence ATGCAATTGGAAGTACGTATTAAAATGAACAACAAGCTCTATCTTCGGAATCCGGAAGAGTCGGCTTTAGGCAAGAAAATAGTGAAACAAGGTTTAAGCCTCATCAATAAACTGGGTTTTGAGGATTTTACCTTTAAAAAGCTGGCCACTGAGGTAAACACCACAGAGGCTAGCATCTACAGGTACTTTGAGAACAAACACAAGCTGCTCGTATATCTCATTACCTGGTATTGGAGTTTCCTCGAATACAAAGTGGTTTTCAGCACCAACAATATCGTAAGTTCTGAGACCAAGCTAAAAACAATTATAAAATTAATTACCGAAGAGCCAGCTAATGAGTCGCCGGATACTGACTTTATTTCTGAGTTTGAGAGCTATAAACTGGTTATCTGGGAGGGATCTAAAGCATTTTTGACACGCAATGTGAGTAAGGATAATAAAGACCGTCTCTTTAAACCTTATAAGGATTTATGTGAACGTTTTTCATCTATTATAACGGAATACAATCCGAAGTATAAATTTCCGCATTCTTTAGCAAGCACCATTTTAGAAATGGCGCACTCGCAGAAATTTTTTAAGGAAAACCTGCCGGCGTTAACTGACTTTCCGAAAGAGAAGGATGATAAAAAGGTTATTATTTTTCTGGAATCATTATTGTTTAGTTCATTAAAACCTGTCAGGTCTTAG
- a CDS encoding response regulator encodes MEPVNLVALIDDDELVNFIGTKVIENTHLARKIKSFLNGQDAIDFLKANRNHPDLLPEIILLDINMPVMDGFQFLEEYVKLEPNLDKTITIYVVSSSISQADFEKIKQICVVSDFIVKPITKEKFMKIVEALNYSDLV; translated from the coding sequence ATGGAACCTGTAAATTTAGTGGCGCTTATTGATGACGACGAATTGGTAAACTTTATCGGAACAAAAGTAATTGAAAACACGCATCTTGCAAGGAAGATAAAATCCTTTTTGAATGGCCAGGATGCAATCGATTTTCTTAAAGCCAACCGCAATCACCCCGATTTGCTTCCTGAAATTATTCTACTGGATATAAACATGCCGGTGATGGATGGCTTTCAGTTCTTAGAGGAATACGTTAAGTTAGAACCGAACCTTGATAAGACAATAACTATTTATGTTGTTTCTTCGTCAATTTCACAAGCAGATTTTGAAAAAATAAAACAGATCTGTGTGGTATCGGATTTTATTGTTAAACCTATTACGAAAGAAAAGTTTATGAAGATAGTTGAAGCGCTTAACTACAGCGACTTAGTTTAG
- a CDS encoding AraC family transcriptional regulator, protein MVSTRCKITVKEALKKMGVHFVIVELGEVNVMEEFTVQQRLTLKTELSGSGLELMDDKRSILIERIKNTIIEMVHNCDGLIKTNFSSYLSEKLHHDYTYMANLFSEVQGTTIEQFVIANKVERIKELIIYNEHSITEIAWKLNYSSVAHLSNQFKKVTGLTPSHFRQLKDKRRIPIDELGNYPGTSEEILQHDKIVKTKQLL, encoded by the coding sequence ATGGTGAGCACGCGCTGTAAGATTACAGTTAAAGAGGCGTTGAAAAAAATGGGTGTTCATTTTGTGATTGTAGAATTGGGTGAAGTAAACGTAATGGAAGAATTCACGGTTCAACAACGCCTGACTTTAAAGACTGAACTCTCAGGATCTGGTCTGGAACTCATGGACGATAAAAGATCCATATTAATTGAGCGTATAAAAAACACCATTATTGAAATGGTACACAATTGCGACGGGTTGATCAAAACAAATTTTTCAAGCTACTTAAGCGAAAAATTACATCATGATTACACATACATGGCAAATCTATTTTCAGAAGTCCAGGGAACAACAATAGAACAATTTGTTATTGCCAATAAGGTAGAAAGAATAAAAGAACTTATTATTTACAACGAACATAGCATAACCGAAATAGCCTGGAAGCTCAATTACAGCAGTGTAGCGCATCTGTCAAATCAATTTAAAAAAGTAACCGGCTTAACACCATCGCATTTCAGGCAACTCAAAGACAAAAGAAGAATCCCTATTGATGAATTGGGAAATTATCCCGGTACATCAGAAGAAATATTACAGCATGATAAGATCGTGAAAACGAAACAACTTTTGTAA